The following are encoded in a window of Gossypium raimondii isolate GPD5lz chromosome 13, ASM2569854v1, whole genome shotgun sequence genomic DNA:
- the LOC105782071 gene encoding probable GTP-binding protein OBGM, mitochondrial produces MWIARAKPLLQLQTIRRRCSKSPCYVFSFLTYSDVPHKKSPLQETRMRDRFNLYAKGGDGGNGSTSFRRSRHDRRGKPDGGNGGRGGDVILECSTAVWDFSGLQNHVNAGRGGHGTSKNKIGTRGEDKILQVPIGTVIHLKKGEIPSMVEHCSSADLDPWELPGSLSTDQSEVDQLPSSKNTSMAEKVKSTHVAGHLSSCTEITVDQSIGMNQATRPQSEPTEEIRYNVAELTEEGQRMIVAYGGEGGLGNVCYPNVSMKPKMTKSEVPRVNSIEDEASNDDRSSLRTGLLGSEAVLVLELKSIADVGLVGMPNAGKSTLLGAISRAKPAVGHYAFTTLRPNLGNLNFDDLSITVADIPGLIKGAHQNRGLGHAFLRHIERTKVLAYVVDLAAALDGRKGIPPWEQLKDLVLELEHHQEGLSNRPSLVVANKIDETGAEDVFQELEKRVEGIPIYRVCAVLEEGISEVKAGLKMLVNGDENSSSLNIENIRC; encoded by the exons ATGTGGATTGCACGAGCAAAGCCTCTGTTGCAATTGCAAACCATTAGAAGAAGATGTTCGAAATCACCATGCTacgttttctcttttcttactTACTCGGACGTTCCTCACAAGAAGAGCCCTTTACAG GAGACTAGAATGAGAGATAGGTTTAATCTCTATGCCAAAGGAGGTGATGGTGGTAATGGCTCCACCAGTTTTCGCCGTAGTCGTCATGATCGTCGTGGTAAACCTGATG GTGGGAATGGTGGAAGAGGTGGTGATGTGATCCTAGAATGTTCCACTGCAGTTTGGGACTTCAGTGGCCTGCAAAATCATGTC AATGCAGGTAGAGGTGGACATGGAACCTCGAAGAACAAGATAGGAACTCGAGGAGAAGACAAG ATTCTCCAAGTGCCTATTGGTACTGTAATTCATCTGAAAAAGGGTGAAATACCGTCCATGGTTGAACATTGTTCTTCAGCCGATTTGGATCCTTGGGAACTCCCTGGTTCACTCTCTACGGACCAGTCTGAAGTTGACCAGCTACCTTCCTCAAAGAACACAAGTATGGCTGAGAAAGTAAAATCGACACATGTTGCTGGTCACTTATCGTCTTGTACTGAAATAACTGTGGACCAATCAATTGGCATGAACCAAGCAACCAGGCCTCAATCAGAACCTACGGAAGAAATCAGGTATAATGTGGCGGAATTAACGGAAGAAGGTCAACGGATGATTGTTGCATACGGAGGGGAAGGTGGTTTAGGTAATGTATGTTATCCAAATGTTTCGATGAAGCCTAAGATGACAAAGAGTGAAGTCCCGAGGGTTAATTCAATTGAGGATGAAGCATCAAATGATGATCGATCCTCCCTTCGTACTGGTTTGCTGGGTTCTGAAGCTGTTCTTGTCCTAGAACTTAAGAGCATTGCTGATGTAGGCCTTGTGGGGATGCCCAATGCTGGTAAAAGTACACTTTTAGGGGCAATATCTCGAGCTAAGCCTGCAGTAGGCCACTATGCGTTCACGACTCTAAGGCCTAATTTAGGGAATTTGAACTTTGACGACTTGTCAATTACGGTGGCTGATATTCCAGGATTAATAAAGGGTGCTCACCAGAATCGTGGACTCGGACATGCTTTCCTCCGCCACATAGAACGTACAAAGGTTTTGGCATACGTTGTAGACTTGGCCGCCGCATTGGATGGTAGGAAAGGAATTCCACCATGGGAACAACTGAAAGATTTAGTCTTGGAGCTCGAGCACCATCAGGAAGGTCTCTCGAATAGACCATCATTGGTCGTGGCGAATAAAATCGATGAGACCGGGGCTGAAGACGTGTTTCAAGAGCTCGAGAAAAGGGTCGAAGGCATTCCTATATATCGTGTATGTGCAGTTCTAGAGGAAGGAATATCAGAGGTAAAAGCTGGTCTTAAAATGCTTGTCAATGGTGACGAAAATTCAAGCTCACTCAATATAGAAAACATTAGGTGTTGA
- the LOC105782076 gene encoding uncharacterized protein LOC105782076, with product MAEKLAPEKRHSFLHNGEKVFEWDQTLEEVNFYINLPPNVHSKQFYCKIQSKHVEVGIKGNPPYLNHDLFSPVKTDSSFWTLEDDIMHITLQKRDKGQTWSSPILGQGQLDPYATDLEQKRLMLQRFQEENPGFDFSQAQFTGSCPDPRTFMGGISSD from the exons ATGGCGGAGAAATTGGCTCCTGAAAAACGACACAGTTTTCTCCACAACG gTGAAAAGGTATTTGAATGGGATCAAACCTTGGAAGAggtgaatttttacataaactTACCGCCGAATGTTCACTCCAAGCAGTTTTACTGTAAGATTCAGTCCAAACATGTCGAAGTTGGCATCAAAGGCAACCCTCCTTATCTCaat CATGATTTGTTCTCCCCAGTGAAGACGGATTCATCTTTTTGGACGCTAG AGGATGATATAATGCACATAACTTTGCAAAAGAGGGACAAGGGTCAGACATGGTCGTCACCGATACTAGGTCAGGGTCAGCTGGACCCGTATGCCACTGATCTCGAGCAGAAGCGGCTCATGCTTCAGAGGTTCCAGGAAGAG AACCCGGGTTTCGATTTCTCCCAAGCTCAGTTCACGGGAAGCTGTCCCGATCCAAGGACTTTTATGGGCGGCATCAGTTCGGATTGA